A window of Thermodesulfobacteriota bacterium genomic DNA:
ATTGCCATCGCCAATTACTACCAGAATCTACTTGGAATGATAAGAAATGGATATTAGGGGGATACAAGTTATTAAATCAGGTCGAGACCTACATTTGGGAAATTATGGTAAATTCAAGTTTAGGTTGGCTTGACCCAAATTCTCTCCCTCCAGAAATACAGGCAGTGGTAGAAGATTTTATAATTGAGCGAATAGACATCAAAATCCTAGAAGGTAGATTGCAATTAATGATTCCAGTATTGATGCAAAGAGGAATAAAAAGAATCAATATTATTACTCTTACGACATAAGATATTATTTATTACAGGTTGCAAGTAACCTCTCCATCGTCTATAGAAGACATCATAGTGGGTTTACGGATAAGTCCTTAATATGTATTTCACGGCAAAAATTCCGAGAATATCTTCCAGTTATTTTCCCACCTCGAATCTAAGTCTGTCGGAAAGAATCTCCTCTCCCAGTTAGTAGTTCCATGAGCATGATGTTTGATACAAGCTTTGCCTACCTCTTGTTTTAAAGCAATCCAATATCGAGGGCTTTCATTAGTCTTAGGTGAACCCAGCCACACAAAAACAACGTACAGATTACTGTTTGGTAGTTGCATCCAAGATTCCGCACTTGCGCTAAGGATAAAAGTTGAACTCCTATCTGGATGACAGGATTTTACTTGAATAAACCCTAGCAATGTCCCGTCTTTTTTGCCAATGATTATGTCATCATCCGAAAAGTTCTCAGGCAATAGTGCATTGGGAATACCCCGTTTCGACAACTCGGCGGATACATACAACTCACCAGCGTGCCCTCCTAACTTTTTAATCCATTGTGGTGTCCTAGCCATACTTCACCTCATTGTACATATATTGGCTCATTCGTACTTAATAATTTCCCAGAATCGAAGGGAAAAAATACGCAATAGCCAACAGTATGATGAAAGCTATAAAGGATGATACTAATGAAGCAGATGCCCTATTCCTATAATCCGATGAAAAAATATACAAGTATGGATTATCCTTGTACCTTTTATCAATTTTTCCTTTCTTTGTTGTGTGTTCATTTTGACCACCAAACACTATTAAGCAATAAACTATAAAACTGACCCCATATGTAAAAATAATAACTTCATAAGTACCTGTAATCTGTTGAACTATAATCCCATATCGTAATACTCCCCAAAAAATTCCAGGTAATATAACACCAACCATAACATTAAAAAATGGACCTCCAGTATTAATTAGATTTAATATGAAGAGCATTGTAATCATTAATAAAATACTTATAAGTATTGACATTGGTTACCCCCATGTAAGATAAGATTTTGATAGAAACAAGAACATCTTCCCGTGGTGCGGATACCGGAGGTGCAGGAGCTCATGAACTATCACCACATCCCTTTTCTTCTTAGGTTCTTCCAATAAGTGTGTGGTGGCATACATTTTCTCCATAAATGTGGTGACCTTAACTAATCTAACTCCAAAACCTCTGAATCACAAGAGACTGTCATAACTCACAAAAATCTCTTTATAAAGGATTCAGCATGCTATAAGAGAATGCTTGTTATTTAATCCCTTATGTTTTAAAATGCGTGTATCTTCTTAGCCAAGGATAACCATCATGAGAAATGTATCTATCATAACCCGAACTATAATTTTGGTAACCATCTTTACATTTTTCCTTTTCGTTCACTTCGCAAGCTCACTGGAATTCTTCAATATCAATGGGGTAACTTACGAACTACAGGAAATTGACATCGGAAGACAGCTTGGTTGTAGACCGGGGACATTTACTGCTGTGGTTATAAGGAATTCTGAATCCCAAGAAGAGCTATGGTCTTACCCCAGCTCGACTGAGGTAAAGCAGAACTACTTTCATAACAATGAGTGCCCTTCCCTTGGAGCCGGTTACAAGGAAATAGAACGTATTTGGAAAAGGGGAGAACCTAATAATGTGGATTTTATGGTTAAGTCGACTCGTTGTGCCGCAGCTTGTTATACTGGTTTGGTAACAATATTCCGGTTTGATGGGAAGAATGTAACACAGGTTTTAGCTTTGAACGAAAAGTACATAACGGTTGATTTTATGGAGCCTGATTTTACGGCAATATATCAAATATATGATGGGGAATGCAACGCATGTCCTACGAAATGGGGTCGAGATGTATATAAGTGGAATGGGCAAACATATAAGCGTATTAAGAGTCAGGTCTCTAAAACAAAGAGTGCTGAGCCACCATGGGAACATCAATTGCCAGAATTGAAGTATTAAACTATGACAAATAGAATTACCAAACTTATAACATCCAACCAATATCATCTGTGGACCGACGCTCTCCATGCAAGAGCACTAGCTAGGCAGTCTGACAATGAATGGGACAGAGGGGCATATGTCAGATGGGCTGTGAACACAGCTTGGACAGTGTTTGAAGTAGTATGCGAGGATGTAACAGGTGCATCTGGATTAGGGAATAGATTTAAGGATAATCTCAATGAAGCTCTCGCAGATGGTGGGTATCCAGTTATTAAATGGGGAGAGGGTATATGGCAGAGAGTGGCTAATCTATATGAGGAGCGTAAAAGGTATACCCATAGGGGTATAACAGACGCTGATTTATTCCCCGAATTATCGGTGGCCGAGAATGCGATTTCCGTAATAAGAAAAGCTATAATCAACATACACAATCACGTAAGCAAGGAGCCACCGGATTGGGCTTACGATGACGCTGATTATGGTTTGATTGAAAGTGGAGCAAAATTATTTTCACCTAGTATACATCTTACACATATGAACGCTAAAGAATTTCCTCACGAGGACTCCATAAGGATAGTCATTGTATCCCAAGGGAAAGAAACTGAAACTGACGTTTTTCCACCAGGTGCATCTTATCAAGCTCGTATTGAAGAGTTGATTAAGGGTTCGAATGTTCCAATGACTGCTATTAAGGTTTACCAAGGTGATACTTTAATTGAGGAATACGATGTACGGATAAGAGGTTCGTGAGGTGTTAGACACCCTTTATGAATAGTTCTCTGCTACTCCCCATTTATAAGCTCTCGTAAGACTTTGGAATGTGCTAATTTCGGTGGCAAATATTAGCGTAAGCAGGCTTATACGGCGACTTTTTACAAAAGTAGGGGGTTTGTGCGTGTTTAAACTTAAAAACCGTTTTAAGCGGCTAATTTGGGGATTTAAGTAGCAGTGAATTTGAATGAAATAAAGATGTGGATGGTGACAAGATGTTAGCGGTTATACAGCCCCCCCTAATTTATCCTGTCCGTGTTTTAAAGGAACCGGGAACGAGCGGGAAAGGTCGCTTCATCAGAGTGTACTAACACTGCCTAGTCCATGGCTTATTTGCATCATCTTGTTAAATTGACTCTAAAAGGTATTTAGTGGAAAAACAGTCAGGAAATCGAATAGAATCCGCCGAATAGTATTTATTCTTCACTAGGAAAACGAAATGAGCAAACATTATTCTCATTTACAAGATTAACAAAAGTACTCCATAGCAATAGATACAGATTGATTAGTGCACAGATTCTTCTAAATCATTGGAGAATTATCTGGAGTA
This region includes:
- a CDS encoding YgjP-like metallopeptidase domain-containing protein produces the protein MEKMYATTHLLEEPKKKRDVVIVHELLHLRYPHHGKMFLFLSKSYLTWG